A stretch of the Lactuca sativa cultivar Salinas chromosome 9, Lsat_Salinas_v11, whole genome shotgun sequence genome encodes the following:
- the LOC111889766 gene encoding polyphenol oxidase I, chloroplastic: protein MASFSFYTLPTSTSTIKNPLFSKSSSHVKHSHRFRSSCKAAADSNDKYVENPDTPKLILPKSPSLDTQNVDRRNLLLGLGGLYSAANFTSIPSAFGVPIEAPDINISKCVTATVRGVSAEAIRGLTCCPPVFDSSAKPAPYEFPDNQVIRMRPAAQRVSADYKKDFRKAVEIMKGYNDNDPHSWTQQAKVHCAYCNGAYTQVKSGLEFEKYIIQVHNSWLFFPFHRWYLYFLEKIMGKALGDDTFALPYWNWDHPTGMTIPAMYEDKLKNPDGNVDTPENTRFNSLFDPLRNTSHIAPALIDFQYYPQKQEVYNCADQIEINLSIMYNQMIANALDTKSFFGGELVAGENPNENKKAGSIEDGVHTIAHQWVGNNRLKNGEDMGNFYSAGYDPLFYGHHANVDRMWKIWKGMNRRHHAPSSTDWLDASYVFYDENRKLVRVYNRDCVDTRTMGYDYERSEIPWIRNRPNPHPKGGKDKGNARKPDKATVKDLSFPVRLNQTLEVRVMRPAKRTTEDKERTEIAIEKLVLQGVRYDCERFVKFDVIMNDPDNGVDVTPVDTEFLGYFSRLPHGMVAENRMKEISGISFAIKDRLKILKVENDDSIVVKIVPRAGCEDVTIQNIEVVMDPVDNIVPLAESLVVQDRNSDELTLEGPTALDSNSDDSGSE from the coding sequence ATGGCTTCTTTTAGCTTTTACACTCTTCCTACTTCCACCTCCACCATCAAGAATCCCTTATTTTCTAAAAGCTCCTCCCATGTGAAGCACTCACATCGCTTCAGGTCTTCATGCAAAGCCGCTGCTGATAGCAATGACAAATATGTCGAAAATCCTGATACCCCAAAACTCATACTACCAAAATCACCCTCGCTTGATACGCAGAACGTTGACAGGAGAAACTTGCTCCTGGGACTCGGAGGTCTCTACAGCGCTGCCAACTTCACCAGCATTCCGTCAGCCTTTGGCGTTCCCATCGAAGCACCAGACATTAATATTTCAAAGTGTGTTACTGCCACCGTAAGGGGAGTCTCAGCAGAGGCTATAAGGGGATTAACTTGTTGCCCTCCGGTGTTTGACTCATCGGCCAAACCAGCGCCGTACGAATTTCCGGATAACCAGGTAATTCGTATGCGACCAGCGGCACAGAGAGTCAGTGCAGACTACAAAAAAGACTTTCGAAAGGCAGTTGAGATAATGAAGGGATATAACGACAATGACCCACACAGTTGGACGCAACAAGCTAAAGTTCATTGTGCGTACTGCAACGGCGCTTACACTCAAGTAAAAAGTGGTTTGGAGTTCGAGAAGTATATAATCCAAGTTCACAACTCATGGCTCTTCTTTCCATTCCACCGTTGGTACCTCTATTTCCTCGAGAAGATAATGGGAAAGGCGCTCGGGGATGACACTTTCGCTCTACCATACTGGAACTGGGACCACCCTACCGGAATGACGATTCCTGCCATGTACGAAGACAAATTAAAAAATCCGGATGGCAACGTTGATACCCCTGAAAACACTAGATTCAACTCTCTCTTTGATCCTTTAAGGAATACATCACACATCGCACCAGCTCTAATTGATTTTCAGTATTATCCTCAGAAACAAGAAGTTTATAATTGTGCAGACCAGATAGAGATTAATCTGTCTATAATGTACAATCAGATGATCGCCAACGCCCTTGATACAAAATCGTTCTTTGGTGGCGAACTTGTGGCTGGTGAAAACCCCAATGAAAACAAAAAGGCTGGGTCCATAGAGGATGGGGTTCACACGATTGCCCACCAATGGGTGGGTAACAATAGATTGAAGAACGGAGAAGACATGGGAAACTTCTACTCCGCAGGCTATGACCCTCTGTTTTACGGCCACCATGCGAACGTTGACCGGATGTGGAAAATCTGGAAAGGTATGAACAGGAGACACCATGCACCATCCTCGACCGACTGGCTAGATGCATCCTACGTATTTTATGATGAGAATAGAAAACTTGTACGTGTCTACAACCGTGACTGTGTAGACACTAGAACGATGGGGTATGATTATGAGAGGTCCGAGATCCCATGGATCCGAAATCGACCTAATCCACATCCCAAGGGAGGCAAAGATAAAGGAAATGCTCGCAAACCCGACAAAGCGACGGTGAAGGATCTCAGTTTCCCAGTGAGGTTAAACCAGACATTGGAGGTTCGAGTGATGAGACCTGCGAAAAGGACTACGGAGGACAAGGAGCGCACCGAGATCGCGATTGAGAAGTTGGTCCTTCAAGGCGTACGATATGATTGTGAGCGCTTTGTCAAGTTCGATGTGATAATGAACGACCCTGATAATGGAGTCGATGTCACCCCAGTTGACACTGAGTTTCTTGGTTATTTCTCACGGTTGCCCCATGGCATGGTCGCTGAAAACAGAATGAAAGAGATTAGTGGGATATCATTTGCCATCAAAGACCGCTTGAAAATCCTAAAAGTTGAAAATGATGATTCTATTGTTGTGAAAATTGTGCCCAGAGCAGGGTGCGAGGATGTAACTATTCAGAACATCGAGGTTGTGATGGATCCCGTAGACAATATTGTACCTTTAGCGGAGAGCCTGGTTGTGCAAGATCGGAACAGCGATGAACTTACTTTGGAGGGCCCGACTGCGCTGGATTCGAATTCGGACGACTCTGGCTCGGAGTGA